Below is a window of Procambarus clarkii isolate CNS0578487 chromosome 19, FALCON_Pclarkii_2.0, whole genome shotgun sequence DNA.
TCAATTACGTTATAGGTGAGTTTACTTAAAAGAGGATTATATGGAAGTTTCAAAAATATTTTCTGCTCAGGATTCCAAGGCCGTCTTCCAGTTTTAGTGTAAAGTATGCCTTTAGCTTTACTGTGTGCTATTTCAATGAACCAAGAGCTATAATCTAAACTCCAAAACAAGTCTCATAAAAGTTCGGGTTCTAGATAAGAGGGGCCACAAGTCCTATATGCTCTAAGATAAAGTCCTGTGAGTCGgagcacgacggaccgaaacgtcgcagtttcttcatcttctgatgtgtggtttgttaATCACATCTGATAGATGGTACATTTTTCCATTGTTACTCATCTGATAGTTGACATGAGTTTAATTGTTACATATCTAATAGTTAATTTATTTTACATTGTTGCATATCTATTAGTTTGCATATTTTCTATCGTTATATATCTAATAGTTCACATATTATCTATTGTTACATATCTAATAGTTCACATATTTTCGATCGTTATATATCTAATAGTTCACATATTATCTATTGTTACACATCTAATAGTTCGCAAATTTTCTGTTGTTACTCATCTAATAGTTCGCATATATTCTGTTGTTACTCGTCTAATTCTCATttttactggttcggtaacagggttgttgatttgttgaaccaattaccgtgtaacataatagaagtaggaacccttgattgtttcaagcttaggtttgacatatatatgaataagtttgggtggatataaataggacctgcctcgaatggcccaataggccttctggaattaccttcattcttatgttcgtaTGTTCTTAATATATAGCATATTTTCCATTGTTACACATCTAATACATCGCATATTTTTCATTGCTACACATCTGATAGATCGCATATTTTCCATTGTTGCTCCACCTAATAGATCTCATTTTTTATATTGCTACTCATCTCATAAATCTCATATATTTCATGGCAATACATCAGATAGATGGCATATTTTTCATTTTAACATATCTGACAGATTGCATATTTTCCATTGTTACACATCTAATAGATAAAATATTTTCAATTGTTTCTTATCTGATAGATGTCATGTATTCCATTGATATAAATGTTGCAGTGAGAACACTTGTAACGGCTGTGTGTTGTCAACAGGACGGAGTGGTGAAGGCCTGGCAGCTAACCAAGCCTCGCATCCAAGGTTATGACGTGTTGTTGGTCGACGGAGCCGAAGACGCCAGTGTTGCCATGTTGGACATCCTGCTCAGGCAACACTTTGCCAAGGTCAGCAGAGTCGAGAGCAGCAGGGTAGAGAAGGAAGTGGGTAAAGTAGTAGCGGAGAAAACggagaggggagagaagagagTTGAGAGAGTAAAGAGTGGTAGTGGGCtgtagagagaggggggaaaaggTGTGTggcctgattgatgaagattaagccactcaagaggtggcacgtgCCTGAATAGTCGGCAATGTGTGGCCTGGGGAGAGAGAGCAGTAGAGGGATGACTGACAAAAAAGGGGTGTGGGGCGTGAACGAAGGCACTATATAGAGGGGGGAATAGTTGGAGAACTGCTGAGGAAAAAGAGCTGGAGAGAGGGCAGAGGGCTGGCGAGATGCATCTGGAAGTAAGAGAAAGAAAAGTAAGATGTCGGAGGAAGCTAGTCAGGGAGGAGAAAGGACGTGATGCTGGCTTCCAAGTTTCCTACACATTTCTGCACCCTCTTACGTAATGCTGGGTACTATTACAAGACTGCATTAAATAGGGAAGGGAGCACCCAGACAGGTAtcttcttcttatcttgaggtaatgttgagatgatttcggggattagcgtccccgcggcccggtccttgaccaggcctcctttttgttacacactcccaggaagcagcccgtagcagctgtctaactcccaggtacctatttactgctaggcaagcttctctgttgcttggagcggcctgataCCCAGAGCCCTGACACTCAGAGCCCTGACACTCAGAGCCCTGACACTCAGAGCCCTGACACTCAGGCACCCCAAATTTATTCCCATAATTATAACAATGTAGAAAGGGAGCTCCCAGATGAGGACCCCTAATAAATAATCTCCGCACATTAACAAATACGAAAAACATGCAACACAAGCTGAGCAGACACCCACACAGGCTGACACTATACTATGTCACGCCGCTCACTGAACAACCGCCCGGAATCATACCAAATTTAGTATCCCCAAAATAGGAACTCAGGACACAATAACCACCTGCTGTCATGTGTTAACGCCCTCAAAGTGAGCAACCGGTCCTCCATTGAAGTtaccttagtttttctttttgtcAGGTCATCAGGTCGAGGATATCAGGTCATCAGGTCAAGGATCTCTTTCACTACGAGCCCTGACACTCAGAGCCCAGACACTCAGAGTCCTGATACCCAGAGCCCTGACACTCAGAGCCCTGACACTCAATTCCCTGACAAGAACAGGTGTAAAGTTGTCTAGTTTGCAAACAAGTATCGCAATCGCAAAAACGCTATAAAACTATTTCTTtcgcaaacaaacaaacacagacgACCAAATGATCCTCCATAGATCGTTTACTAGATTGATCTTTCTTGTTATTAGATAAGCTTCCTCTTTGCCGATAGGGTCTTCTTGTAAACCAacaacagaatcatctatcagttGCTCGTCGAATAGATGTAAACTCCTTAAAGCCCCCATACACGAATCTGCAAGTTTACCTCAACAAAATAATCACTTTCCATGAACCACTATAAAGTAATTAAAATAAACTCTTCCAGCACTCTCCGTCTTCAGCTGTCCCTCACTAGGAAGTGAGGGACAGCTGAAGACCTTCCCTATCCAGGCGAGTCCACACTAGAAATCTTCTCCTGTAGTTGCTCACAATTAGTTGATCACCGACCACTGTTGAGCAAACATGTGTTGCTCTGGCCACTATCATGCTATGTCTTCTTAACTCACTATTATCACTTTATAATCACTACATGCACGACTAATTCATGTATATAAACTCCAAAATAAGATCAAAGGCTCTTACCACAAAATTACTGGAGTGACGTTGCTTGTTTCCCAATGTCAAGATGGCGCCTGTAGTTGACCTCTGTTCGTCGCCCACAAATTCTTCAttcgtccatcactgtcgacttcgCTATTATCAGGCTTGAGTGTCGGGTCATTAAACAGGCACCAACTCGGTTTACCTTTTCAATAGATCCCCTCCAAGAATAAACAGACCTCTTCTTAGGTCTACGACAGTAGACTACCAGGGTACGATCACCCCTTGTCTTCAGACCACCCTTCTGGTCCCACATGTCGAGACAAATGCCACAATTGCCACAAACCACAATCTTCTTGTTTCAGTAGCAGATAACTACAGATTCCTCACCAAAACGCATTAGTCTTCTCTTCCAATATGCGGCGAATTGGGTTCTCTCTCCTTGACCTTTCGCTGGAAAGTGATGTCGACAACCCTTTACACTCGTCCCATCACCAGCGATGACGTCATCCCTGCACACGTTACGTCACCAGCGATGACGTCATCCTTGCACACGTTACGTCACCAGCGATGACGTCAACCTTGCACACGTTACGTCACCAGCGATGACGTCATCCTAGCACACGTTACGTCACCAGCGATGACGTCATCCTTGCACACGTTACGTCACCAGCGATGACGTCATCCTTGCACACGTTACGTCACCAGCAATAACGTCATCCTTGCACACGTTACGTCACCAGCGATGACGTCATCCTTGCACACGTTACGTCACCAGCGATGACGTCATCCTAGCACACGTTACGTCACCAGCGATGACGTCAACCTTGCACACGTTACGTCACCAGCAATAACGTCATCCTTGCACACGTTACGTCACCAGCGATGACGTCATCCTTGCACACGTTACGTCACCAGCGATGACGTCATCCTAGCACACGTTACGTCACCAGCGATGACGTCAACCTTGCACACGTTACGTCACCAGCAATAACGTCATCCTTGCACACGTTACGTCACCAGCGATGACGTCATCCTTGCACACGTTACGTCACCAGCGATGACGTCATCCTAGCACACGTTACGTCACCAGCGATGACGTCATCCTTGCACACGTTACGTCACCAGCAATAACGTCATCCCAACACACGTTACGTCACCAGCGATGACGTCATCCTTGCACACGTTACGTCACCAGCAATAACGTCATCCCAACACACGTTACGTCACCAGCAATAACGTCATCCCAACACACGTTACGTCACCAGCAATAACGTCATCCTTGCACACGTTACGTCACCAGCGATGACGTCATCCTTGCACACCTTACGTCACCAGCAATAACGTCATCCTTGCACACGTTACGTCACCAGCAATAACGTCATCCTTGCACACGTTACGTCACCAGCGATGACGTCATCCTTGCACACGTTACGTCACCAGCGATGACGTCATCCTTGCACACGTTACGTCACCAGCAATAACGTCATCCCAACACACGTTACGCCACCAGCGATGACGTCATCCTTGCACACGTTACGTCACCAGCAATAACGTCATCCCAACACACGTTTCGTCAGCAGCGATGACGTCACTTCTGCACACGACACGACACTAGCGATGACGTCATCCTCTTTTCCCATCTACATACTGTCGACATCtatattatttactttattttaaatttaaagtggactgtattttaatATTTTACCTGCTACCCACCAAACATTTTTGTGTTTTCTAAAGGTGCTAAAAACGTCAGTTCATTGTTTTGGGCGCGTTTTAAATTACGTTAAATATATCCCCCTGCTCCCATTAAATTGCTCAGAATTGCCTTAATGACTCGACAATGTCTCTTCTGTTATATCCAGCAGTAGGTTTTAATCTGCAAACTATACTAAAACATTTATTTGGATCTTCTGTAGGACCGAGTGACGAATAATTCTCACACTGCTGGATGGAGGGTGGTgagcaggataaacatatcaattgtgacagtagctctccacatatgtcagttgcttaatttagaaactgtatttgtttaccgatctcaaacccattgttgatgtgacgacttatactgaattttgtaaatagctcatcaagattgtaacttgcttagctaaatgaattgtggggttcagtccctgagcccattatgtgcctcgtaaccctttccactaccgcccacaagatgagtatggatgcataataaatgaactaaactaactgctgCAGACCGGAGATcaaaggctatatggggttcataATAGAAccccctaccacacacccacGTACGTGGTGCTGGCTGCCTACTACCATGTATTCACACACCCTCCTTCGTGGGGGCTGGCTGCCCACTACcatgcactcacacaccctccttcTTGGGGGCTGGCTGCTCACTACcatgcactcacacaccctccttcgtGGGGGCTGGCTGCTCACTACcatgcactcacacaccctccttcTTGGGGGCTGGCTGCCCACTACCGtgcactcacacaccctccttcgtGGGGGCTGGCTGCTCACTACCATGCACTCACACTCCCTCATACGGCTGCCCACTAccatgcactcacacacacccatatgtggtgctggctgctcactaacatacactcacacaccctccttcaTGGGGGCTCGCTGTCCCCTACcatgcactcacacacacttTTCTTACGTGATGCTGGCTGCCCTCTACCGTACACTTTTCCCCCGTTGCCTTATGTTATGGTGGCTGCCTTCTACCCTACACTCTGTCACCCTTCTCCTATGTGATGCTGGCTgccatctaccttacactccgtcACACTTGTCCTACGTGATGCTGAATGCCCACTAATTTTCACTCCGTCACCCTTCCTTTACATGATGCTAGCTGCCACTCTTCCATATACTACGTCATCCTTTCCTTATATGACACTGGCTGTCGTCTTCCCTACACTTCCTCACCCTTCCCTTATGTGATGCTGGCTGCCGTTTACCCTACACTTCCTCACCCTTTCCGTAAGTGGTGCTGGCTGCCGTCTACCCTATATTTCGTCACCTTTCCCTTACGAGGCGCCGGCTGAAATCTCACCTAAAACTTCTGTGCACATGCTGTCATCCCTTGACCGTTGTTATTGAATTGAGGTGTTGCTTATTTTTCAGGTGTTTGTGGGAGACTCTTACCAGCATCTGGGCCCCTCCCGAGGGACAGTCAGCGCCTTCGATAAGGTGACACCCACTCACAAGTTTTACCTCAGCCAGTCCTTCAGGTTCGGCCCCGAGGTGTCGTATGCAGCACAATGTGTTCTGGAGTCCGTCTATGGGGTTTGCAACCGGACTGTTGTCGGATCAAGAATAAAGGACTCATTTGTCCATACTCCAGATCCTCGAGTTTTTGACCCAAACTCAAAACTCAAAAGGGCTTACATAGCAAAGTCAAATTTTGAACTTTATAAAATAGCCACGGAAATATGTGAGGATTGTGAGTATATAGCAGCATCCATGACATTTGCTGGTGGGATGAGTAAGTATGGATATGACGATGTTATGGACATATATAATTTATATCTAATTCAGGAGGGGCTCGCCACGAGAGAAACAGTAAATATTCAGAACCCATTAGTGGCCAAGTTCGAAACAATAGCCAGCCTAACAACCTTCGCTAAATCTGTTGAAGACCAGGATTTGCATTCCAAAATTATGATGTTCCATTACAGTGGGTCTCGGACACCCAATCACGTAACTCTGCTCACTCAGAGGTGCGGCACAGCGGCATCGGAGGCAGACATCACCTTCAGTACAATTGGCATGGCCAAAGGCCTAGAATGGGACTGGGTTATATTGAAAGATGACGCTCCCATCGATACCATCGGGTTATCTCCAAATCGGAGGCTGCGGAGGctgctttatgtgtcattgacgcgAGCTAAGAAGTTCTTGACCATCAACAGTGACGTTCTCTATGCCATCCTTCTCGCCCGGGACCAGCTGCAAGTGTTAGTAGCGAGGGAGAGTGTTGGGAAGAATGTTAAGTGTCTGCACTGCCACGCCCCCATCATCGGCTCACCCTTCCCGCTACTAATTAAGGTACCCTcgcatttattttttatatttacttCCTTTATAATTTTGGCTCAGAAGTAATATTTAGGCGTTTTGTGTAATATATTACTGCTGGCTTTCAAAATAGTGATGGTATATGACTAGGTATATCAAGTGTACAGAGGAAAGTTGTCACATATATATGTGAACATACGTAATTTTGTATGTAATTTTCAGGTACTGCCATACTCCATACCTAGTTATGGTGACCGGTTTCGTGAAGGGTATTTATGCCCCAGGTGTACGATACGGGGAGATTCCAGAGTCCTTGTGTGAGTAACCGTTGTTAGTTGTGTCgtgagttattaatggttaattttGCTGTTAATGATCCATTCTCTTGTTAGTGGTTTATTATGCTGCTATGTTCATGTAGTAGTTGGCTGTTCATTTATTACATTACACAGCCAGATACTGGACCTACATTACCACTGTTCACTTAGCATGATGCACAGTGTTCACCTAGCCATGATGCAAAGTGTTCACCTAGACATGATGTTCAGTGTTCACCTATCTATGATGCACATTCTTCACTTACCTATGATGCACAATGTTCACATATTTATGATACATAATGTTCACCTTGCCTTGATGTAGTGTTTACATATCTATGCTGTTCAGTGTTAACCTCTCTATGATGTACAGAGTTCACCTATCCATGATTTTCAGTGTTCACCTCTCTATGATGTACAGTGTTCAGCTATCCTTGATGTTCATTGTTCACGTATCTTATGTACAATGATCACCTAGCTATGATATACATAGTTCATTTTGTAACACTGTACTGTTACCCCAGTGTAAAATGCTAGCACTGATATATATCCATCACTTGCTCTTCCATTTCATTATCAGTCTCCTCTCTCTCGTCATCAGTCTCCCCTATCTCCTCCACTTCGCAATCAGTCTCCTTTCTATCCCCTACACCTCGTCATTCGtcacctcctctccctctctctcaactctctctcctctctctctcctgtctctccacTTCGTCAttagtctcccctctccccccattcTTTCTCATTTACCACTAAAAACGTAGCAGCTGTTTTAGTATTTAAGTTat
It encodes the following:
- the LOC138366457 gene encoding F-box DNA helicase 1-like, which produces MDENEKVSEPGWLAIQLQKERALQLLATREGNLQLNPVTCRVSVEGDEQVLGEAANPHDTDVMYSIDINVAVRTLVTAVCCQQDGVVKAWQLTKPRIQGYDVLLVDGAEDASVAMLDILLRQHFAKVFVGDSYQHLGPSRGTVSAFDKVTPTHKFYLSQSFRFGPEVSYAAQCVLESVYGVCNRTVVGSRIKDSFVHTPDPRVFDPNSKLKRAYIAKSNFELYKIATEICEDCEYIAASMTFAGGMSKYGYDDVMDIYNLYLIQEGLATRETVNIQNPLVAKFETIASLTTFAKSVEDQDLHSKIMMFHYSGSRTPNHVTLLTQRCGTAASEADITFSTIGMAKGLEWDWVILKDDAPIDTIGLSPNRRLRRLLYVSLTRAKKFLTINSDVLYAILLARDQLQVFMGYRLWIKIENKIAPRLMLITGKLHLPGSTLYHQLKMVQVIN